The Spinacia oleracea cultivar Varoflay chromosome 2, BTI_SOV_V1, whole genome shotgun sequence DNA segment GCCTGCAACCTGCACCAACAACAGGCAATGTAAGATGCTGCAGTCAAAACGATGGCATTGGAGTTTACGCAGTGAAAATCAATGGCATTGGAGTTTACCTGCTGCTGGAAGATCAGATTGAGTCTAGGAAGAGATGCAGAGTTATCCTGGTGAGCAGTTGAGCTATGCCTGAACATGCTTGAGATACTTTTAGCAAAAGAAGCAGCGGAATTGATGTTCAAACGAGCGTCAACCCTAGTTAGATCCCCATATTGCTTTCTGAACTTTCCGTGCTGGAATGTATAGCATAATGAACCAAATAAGTCAGCAAAGACAGGACTCCTTTTCCTGGAACTTAAAGGAACATCATCACCATCTCTTCCTGATGCAAGCTTTGATATCTTGTCTTCACCATGAAGCCAGGCACCCAAGTTGCCACCTGATCGACATATAGCAACAAGTGAAAAGGATAGATTAGCATATCTTTAAGGTAAATCAAAGTACAAGTATGGCTGCCGACAGCATGTCAAAATCCAGCCATTACACTATAGGATATTTTTACACATCAAATTTGCTTCTGGTAAAGTTCCCATGTGAATAAGAAACAAAATTTCCCCTGAGCAAAATTTGTCGGAATGTTTGCTGAACATGTTTATCATACTCAGTACAAAGATTCCCTCCACGGCCACAGACAATTGAAGGATATGTTGGAGTTAGGGAAAAAAAACTACAAGGGGAACCAAAAACGAATATTCCCCTCAAGAAAAAGACCAAATGTCAAATAGCAACTTGAGCAATAAACAATGGGATTTTAAacacaaatcaagaaaaagggatATGAGTTGGAGTTTAGAACAAATATTCCGAATTCATATTTCTCAAGACATTTATCACTCAATTTCATAAAATGCGAAGATATTCATATCTGTAATAGAGTTTGCTAAATGAAAAGGAACAAACTGCAAGGAATCATTTAACAGACATGTAAAAGCATCCAATAGAATGGGCCCGGAAAAAGAGCATTTCTTTTGTCATTTACTTTCCCAGCCTACAGGCAGTCAAATTCATTGTGGAGCACAAAAATGTTCAGCAATCAAGCCACGTCCAAGAGAATAAAAAGCTTTAAACCAGATGAATGGGATTTTACCTATAAAGGCTGAAATTGATGCATGAGGTTCTTTGAGGCGCACATCATATGCAGGCCTCCAGAACTTCCCCATCTCGGTTTTTATGATTAGATCCTCATCTGTCTCCTTTTGCCTCCATAAATCCTTGCTTTTCTCATATGAAAAAGCAGCTTTGGCACATAACCCAGGCAACAAAGCAGCAGGTGCATCACTATCTGTTGAGCTAACAACAGCTTCAGGTTTACCACCATTCTTGTGTACCCCAAAACGATACCGTAATCCTGATTCAGATACCATAGACGAACAATCCAGTGAAATTGACTCGGGAACATTCCAATACCTTCCTTCACTGTCAATAAACAGCTCAGGCCATGCTGCGTTGAATGTAATGTCATGATAGGGAAGCTATACAAAGTACACAAAGATAATGTCAGCTACAACTCACGATGTTATTTAACAATTACTGGAACGGATGTAGTAAATTATCAGCAAACAGAGAGTACAGAATTACAAAAGCTGGTTTAATATCAAATAAGTTAACCAACAAATGCATACTTTGGCAAGAACAAAGGTAATACTAATATAAAGCAATTCACAGATTATGCTATGGCTTTCTGGCTCGAGGAAATGAACCTTCTTTGCAAAGAAAAGTGGCTAACGCATATAAATCTCGGTCTTATTAATATATCTTATTTCTTAAATAAGTATTATTGTCTACCTATAACAATTGTTAAAGACTCAAAGGAGAAAAAGTAGGCAGAGAACCCCCTGAGTGCACCATAATATGAGTAGATGAACCCTGACttactaaaaaaattcaaaccaccATAGTCAACAACCCCTTGGAATAGCCCATATATTGACTATGGAAAACAAACATCTACAGGAAGGCTTAGACAGTGCTTCGCAAATCACAGTGGATAGAAGAGTGAACTTGCACTAAATCAGTGGTCACCAGAGCTTATCAGAAAGAAGTGCTCCAGCCATCTATAGAAGCTGGAAGGATTGCTCCTTGTGATCTTAGTATATTCAGCTGCTCACATGAAAAGTGGTGAAAGCAAAGCTTGTCTACGTTTCGTTGAGGCAGATCAAAGGTAATGGAGATTGATTGCATGATGAAGAAAAAGAAGGCAGAGTGCTAACAAAGTAACTGATAAAGGAAGAATTATAAATAAGGAGGTAAGGAAATAAGGAATCACAGTTTTGTGAAAATTCTACAAATAAAGGAGAACAAGAAGATTTGACAGAAGATGATCAGAAGGGATAACATAAAAGATTCTTACAAATCCAAGCCAGACGACAATGATGAAGAACAAATTTCAACCAACAAAATTACTAAAGAAAAAATAGGTCAAGGACCAATTCTCAGCACTGTAACGAGAAATATGAATGGTAGTTTCGCCCTGTGATCTAAAGACTCTCCACAAAAGATTTAGAGACCAATGATGTAAAGTTGCAGAGAAGTAAAATAAAAAGTCTTGTCTATCATCTTTCTTGAAAGAGAAAAAGGTTATCTACAATGAAATTTGACCAGTGAAGATAAGAAAGAATGCAACAATGAACAGGGAACAGGGAAAATGTTGAAATAGTAAAAGAATATAAAGGATGTAGAATACTAGCTTAGGAAGATAAACCAATATGATATAGTTCCGGGATTAATAGTTTTTGAacactacacataactaactACTAAGATCCCCTTCCACAAGACATGAAGATACCTTTTCCTAACTTCTCTTCATGTACCTACAGATACATCAGATTTTCCAAGGTTCATATTCATGCAAGATACATTTTTCTAAAGATGCAAATAAATCAAAGACTTGCCTTATGAAATAGCAGGAGTTTATTGCGGCGTCCTTTCCTCTCACCGTGGGCTTCTGAGCTTAAGAATAAGGAAGAAGAGGATGTGATGGGGATGTGGGTACATAAAGCCAGGGCATAGAGTGACTTGTCCAAGACATGTTTTGATATATTCTTAAAGGATGGAATTTGCAATTCTTCACCACCGAGCGCTGTGACCACCTCATCTTTAATGTTAGCCATCAACTTCTTTGGACGAAACTGCCCAACTAATCCAAGCCACCTGTAACAGCAAACAGTACCTGTAGGTTCAAATGACCCACCCCAATGGACTATCCAGCTCAAAATTGGAATACGTATAATGAGCAAAGCTACATCGAGCACTAAAGTCTAAGCCATACCTTCTTATTCAAGTTCATTATGCTTAACAATTTGTTGATACACGATTAGGTTAGGACAATAAGCAAGACAACAGTCCCTAAAGATAAAATAACTGAACTATATGCCTTCTACGAATATGTATCACATTTATAGATTTGTAGGCTGAGATACTATCATAACTATATATTAAAGAGAGGGGGTCAATAaaatccggctttgtgagtgacTACAAAGTTCAGATATTTCAATCAACTGATTAAGTTTCCCAAGAGAATTATCCCTCTACAAGGACTAGGGAGGACGAACCATTCGGCTTTTTAAAAATCTATAGAGTGCACCAACAAATCTGATGTATATTAAAAATGACAGCATTTTCGGGTTCATAGGTGAACCTAGCTCTACTAAACGTCTATTCTGAAGTCCAAGGCATACAATTCATGAAGAATTACCATACAAAAAAGTCTCTAAAAGTAGAATGTCTTTAAGCCTAATCAAGAACTCCTAAGCTTAGAGCAGCAACAACTAAACCCATCATCGTGCAACCAAAATTCACCAAGAAAAGGCAATATTGTGTTGAAATTCCATCAAAATCAACACTTAACACCACAAATCCTTCACTAATCCCTCATGCGCACACAAATTAATTACTACCCATGTAACAATTACCCCCAAAAAAACATTTCATTTCATTTGCATTCAAAATTCACCAAATTGTGTTGAAATTCCATCAAAAAACACAAACCACCAAATTCATATACATGAATCAAAAGCCAATAAATAATCAAATAGTAGCATTAAGAATGAGAATTGAGAGTATAGAAAATAAGAAGGAAATGAGGGAAAACAAACCAGTCACCAAAAGAAGGGCGAAGAAAAAGGGATTGGAGAGAAAAAGAACCAAGTTCCTTCTGGAATGGATTAGGAGAGAGAGAAGGGATAACTccaagaggaaagccattgccAATAATGGAAAGCTGCTGAACACGAAGGGCTTTCCCAGCTCTAGAACCGTCAAGAGGAAAAGGGTCACCAGGAATGGCCTTGGCAACACCATCTAGGTTGTGGGTGCTAGCTATATCCAAGTCCCAGAACATTGCGTCCATTGCTGTCCTCAAATTCGCCATTTTTGAAGCgttgtttctctctcctcgcttTGGCTATGGGGTTTTTCTTATCTATGTAAATTGTCTGTTTTGAGTGTGCGCAGCAGAGTGCGGACACTGCGGAGTGTGCGCTTTCAGCGTTTGAATGACTCAGCTCATACTACTTGCTTCAGGTTTTCgagggagaggagagaagaaggtttacttattttattcgaaaatgataaaggtcgcaacatgcgaacTTTGAgctgtgtcacaatgatgacataacatgcttatgtgtcatggtttaaattggaaattaaagtatttaacttatataacctattatacatattttatgaaaaggtaggaaaatcttaatattctaatttgttttcgaataccttatttatatattttcatagtaaaaatattagattgatagtaaa contains these protein-coding regions:
- the LOC110804464 gene encoding protein TRIGALACTOSYLDIACYLGLYCEROL 4, chloroplastic, encoding MANLRTAMDAMFWDLDIASTHNLDGVAKAIPGDPFPLDGSRAGKALRVQQLSIIGNGFPLGVIPSLSPNPFQKELGSFSLQSLFLRPSFGDWWLGLVGQFRPKKLMANIKDEVVTALGGEELQIPSFKNISKHVLDKSLYALALCTHIPITSSSSLFLSSEAHGERKGRRNKLLLFHKLPYHDITFNAAWPELFIDSEGRYWNVPESISLDCSSMVSESGLRYRFGVHKNGGKPEAVVSSTDSDAPAALLPGLCAKAAFSYEKSKDLWRQKETDEDLIIKTEMGKFWRPAYDVRLKEPHASISAFIGGNLGAWLHGEDKISKLASGRDGDDVPLSSRKRSPVFADLFGSLCYTFQHGKFRKQYGDLTRVDARLNINSAASFAKSISSMFRHSSTAHQDNSASLPRLNLIFQQQVAGPIVFRVDTKCVVDSPWKNGLQIEDFMYSLSYSLRLLRSGKVVAWYSPKRKEGMIELRVYEF